The segment GAGAAGCAGGCGAATTGGTGAAAGTTCGCGGCAAAATGGCGGTTCTGCTAATTAATGATTTTGATGCGGGTGCGGGACGGGTTGATCAGTTCACGCAGTACACCGTCAATACGCAACTGGTGCATGGAACGTTGATGAACATTGCGGATAATCCGACTAATGTTCAGCTTCCCGGCAGTTATGATGCCGAGCCGACGCAGCGGATTCCGATTATTTTGACCGGAAATGATTTCTCGACGTTGTATGCGCCGCTGACCCGTGACGGACGGATGGATAAGTTTTTCTGGGAACCTGATCGTGACGATCGCGTTGGAATTGTCAGCGGAATTTTTGAAATCGATCAAGTTGCACAGCGCGATATTGAACAACTTGTCGATCACTTTCCAGATCAATCGATCGATTTCTTTGGTGCATTGCGATCGCGGCTTTATGATGAGCAAATTCGCAGATTGATTGATGATGTCGGACTCGATCGTATTTCTCAGCGAGTGGTCAATAGTACAGAAAAACCGCCAGAGTTCCGCCGACCAGATTTCAGTCTGCCTCACTTACTAGAAGTGGGAGCGGCAATGGTGCGCGAACAGAAACGATTACAAGAATTGCGTTTGGTTGAGGAATACAATCAAACGATTAAGAATCGAGGATTGGGCGAAATTAAAATGACTCCCGACCCTGAACCTGAACCCGCTCGTAGCTATAGCGGCAGGCCTTCGAGTACGCGGCTTACTTCTGAAATTGTTGGAGAGGTGAATCGTATTTTGGGACAAGGACAGCGACTCGGCATTGAAGTCGTAGACGATCGCCGATTCAAAATGAATTCCTGGAGCTGTTATGGCATGTTTGAAGGAGATGGAGCAGCAGCAATTGCAGCGTTAGAGACTTGCTTGAATGAGCATCAGAAAGATTACATTCGATTAGTTGGAATTCGCGATCGTCAAAGAGTGACTGAAACGATCGTGCATCGTCCTGCTTACAATCATGCAGGCTAGGAATCTCAATGCTAAAGGAGTTTCATGCTCTGGCTAAGCAGCCATTTAATCATTCTCAATCTGGCAGATACTCAGAATTCAGTACTTGCTCAGGAAAATAAGGGCAATTCACGGGAAAAGTTTCTAACGGCAAACCCGTTTCGTCTGCTGCCTGCTCACGAGCATTCGCATAGCATTCCGCAAAAACCTCTTGAAAATAGGGAGTTAAGCTTGGTGAATCTTTCAAGTCATCGTTGACTCGCCGACGATGTTCTCGAATACTGCCCCGCCAACTTCCACTTCGCAACTCTGGTTGATGTTGCCATTTCAGCAGGTGAAGCAGAATCACCACGAGATTGCTTTTGAGGCTTTTCCGTTCCCGTCTCGACATATCTTCGATTTCTTCGATCAGGTTTTGCCAATCCACACAACTGTAGTTTTGAGATCGCAATTGCTCCACTGTCGTCTCAATCCATTGAACAAAATCGGCTTCATAAAGAGTTTTTTGACTGGCTTTCAGTTCAGTTGACATCGCTATGCCTCATGATTTTTTGGTTTATTGTCACTCAGATCGTTCGGAGTGCGATCGCACAAACCCCGCAATACTATCCACAAATTCCTGAGTCGATTCATAGGGCAATACATTTCGACCGGGAATGATGACACCTTCAGAATTCGGAAAATGTTCGAGGTAATCGGTTAAG is part of the Leptolyngbya boryana PCC 6306 genome and harbors:
- a CDS encoding DUF29 domain-containing protein, with the protein product MSTELKASQKTLYEADFVQWIETTVEQLRSQNYSCVDWQNLIEEIEDMSRRERKSLKSNLVVILLHLLKWQHQPELRSGSWRGSIREHRRRVNDDLKDSPSLTPYFQEVFAECYANAREQAADETGLPLETFPVNCPYFPEQVLNSEYLPD
- a CDS encoding AAA family ATPase, with amino-acid sequence MSYYIAPRFLDKLAVHITKNYLALPNVKAPLILGIHGRKGEGKSFQCDLVFERMGLEAVYMSAGELESPDAGDPGRLIRLRYREAGELVKVRGKMAVLLINDFDAGAGRVDQFTQYTVNTQLVHGTLMNIADNPTNVQLPGSYDAEPTQRIPIILTGNDFSTLYAPLTRDGRMDKFFWEPDRDDRVGIVSGIFEIDQVAQRDIEQLVDHFPDQSIDFFGALRSRLYDEQIRRLIDDVGLDRISQRVVNSTEKPPEFRRPDFSLPHLLEVGAAMVREQKRLQELRLVEEYNQTIKNRGLGEIKMTPDPEPEPARSYSGRPSSTRLTSEIVGEVNRILGQGQRLGIEVVDDRRFKMNSWSCYGMFEGDGAAAIAALETCLNEHQKDYIRLVGIRDRQRVTETIVHRPAYNHAG